The Chloroflexota bacterium nucleotide sequence GAGCGATTTCTCCCACAGCGCCTCGTCTGGCGAGGCCAGGTTGATCAGGTACGCATCATGCGCCACCACGGGATCGATCCCGGTCTCCCGATGGCGCTGATGAAACCGTTCGATCTCGGCCGGCTCCAACGGCTTCGCCCGCCACTGATTCTGGTTTTTGGTGAAGATCTGCATCGCCTCGCAGCCGACCAGCACACCGCGATCGAACGCCTTGCTCACGCCGCCGGCGATGGACATATGCGCGCCGAGTCGTCCAGGCATCTTGTGTTTCCCCTCTTAGAAAATTTACCGGCAAGGTGTCCGAGGGTCTCCTTCAACTACCAGCCCCACAGGGAGAGGTCCCCTCCCGGCCTACACCTGCCTTTCTCGGCCCTTTCCGCAGGACCCAGGCCGAGGTCAGGCAGGTCGAAGGCGGAAGAAGGGCTTTTCTCAGACACGCTCCTGGAGCGCCCACTACTCCAATCTACTCCAGATCCGCCCGGGTGAACTCCTCAACCCCGGCCGCGCGGTCCTCAAAGCGGGCCAGCACGAACAGCAGGGAGGACAGCCGGTTCAGATACCGCAACGGGTCGCTGTTGCGAAGCCCATCCTGGTGATATAGCTGCGCGACGTGCCGCTCCGCCCGGCGGGCCACCGCCCGCGCCACGTCCAGCAGGGCACCGCAGTGGCTGTCGCCGGGCAGGATGAAGGCCAGGGGGATCTCCACCTCTCGCCCCAGAGCGTCCGTCTGATCCTCCAGCCACTCAACGCGCTCGGGCTTCAGCCAGGGAGGGCGAGGGGAGGCATCAGGCAGGGTGGCCAGGTCCGCCATCAGGGCATACAGATCTCGCTGGACCTGTTGAAGGATCTCCACCGTGCGGGAGGAACGCGCCGCCGTCTTCGCCAAACCCAGCAACGAGGTCGTCTCATCCACAGTGCCATACGCGGTGGGGCGCAGATCGTACTTGGGGACGCGCTCCCGTCCCAACACGCTGGTATAGCCCTCATCGCCAGCCCGGGTGTATAGCTTTCGGGTGCCCATGTCACCACCTTGGAGTCAAAGGTTCTCGCCTCTTGAATTCTACCGCATGAGGGGCGGCAGGGCAACCATATTGGGGGCAGGTCGAACTTGTGGTAGAATCGCAGGTACCCTGCACACGTGGGAGGCGGAACGTGACGACGTTGGTGACCGGAGCGACGGGCTTCATCGGTCGGCACCTGACCCGGGCGCTCTGCCGGCTGGGCGAACCGGTGCGAATCCTCGCCCGTCGTACCAGCGATCTGCGCCCGCTGGCCGATCTCCCCGTCGAGGTGATCTACGGGGATCTGACGGACCCGGCCGCGGTGGAGGAGGCCGTGCGAGGCGTGCGTCGCGTCTTCAACTGCGCCGGCACGGCCAGCGACTGGGGCCCCTGGGAGGCGTTTCAGGCGGCCAACATCACCGGGGTGGACTACCTGCTGCGCGCGGCCCGGCGGGAGTCGCATCTGGAGCGGTTCGTCCACATCTCGACGACGGACGTCTACGGCTATCCTAACCGACGGCACGTCACCGAGGACGCCCCGTGGGTGGACCGCCGCATGTACTACAACAGCAGCAAGATCGCGGGGGAACGGCTGGCCTGGCGCGCCTATCACGAGCACGGCGTGCCTCTGACAGTGATCCGCCCCGCCTCCGTGTACGGCCCCGAGGACCCCCATTACGTCAGCGAGATCCTGGCGCTGTTGCAGAGCGGATCTATGGTGCTGATCGATGAGGGAAAGCCCATCGCCGGCCTGGCCTACGTGGAGAACGTCGTGGACCTCCTGCTGCTGGCGGCCGAGCGGCCGGCCGCGGTGGGGCAGGCGTTCAACGCCAGCGACGGCACGGAGATTACCTGGCGAGACTTCACCGATCGCCTGGCGACCATCGCGGGCACGCCGACCGCCCGGTGGTCGCTGCCCCACGACGTGGCATACGCGCTCGGCTGGGCCCTGGAGCACCTATGGCGATGGCTGCGGCTGTCGTCTCGGCCGCTTCTGACCCGCCAGGCGGTCGAGAACATCGGCACGCACCAGGACTTCAGCATCGCGAAGGCCCGGCGCATGTTGGGATATACCCCTCGCGTCGGCTTCGACGAGGGAATGGAGCGAGTCGCCCAATGGCTGCACGACGTCGGCGCCCTGGGATCATCCCAGCAGCGCCGCCCACTTCAACGCTATCGCTGAGAGCGTGTCTGAAAATTTACCGGCAAGATGTCTGAGAGGGCTCCCTCAACGACTAGCTCCACAGGGGGAGGTGTGGAGGGAAGGTCCCCTCCACGGAAATCCCACTCTTCCGGCCTGTACTTGCCTTTCTCGGCCCTTCCCGAAGGCCCCAGGCCGAGGCCAGGCAGGTCGAAGGCAAAAGAAGGGCTTTTTCCGGAGGGGCTCCGCCCCTCCGGGCCTCCCCATAGCAGAAGCAGTGGCATCTTTCAGACACACTCTGAGAATCCCATTGCTCCTGCATTGGAGGGGAATCCCTTCCACATCTCCCCTATAGGGCGCATACAGCTGAGGGATGCCCTCAGACACCCTGCCGGTGAATTTTCAGATGCTCGCTGAGGCAGGAGTCCCCTGCCCTCGCCGGATGTACTATCCCATCTACTACCTACGACAGATCACGGAGGAGATCATGGTGGTCACCCAATACATCGCCTTAGACACGCGCGGCCACGGCGAGGTGATCGACGTGACGGAGAGGGTGTCGCAAGCGGTGGCCGAAAGCGGCATCACCAACGGTCTCGTCACTGTGTTCAGCCCCAGCGCCACCAGCGGGCTGACCACGCTGGAATACGAGCCGGGATGCGTGGCCGATCTCCAGGCGCTCTTCGAGCGCATCGCGCCCGAGTCCATCGACTATCGCCACAACCTGCGCTGGGGGGATGGCAACGGACACGCCCATATCCGGGCCGCGCTGCTGAAGGCCTCCTTTACGGTGCCGATCGTGAACGGCCGGCTGACGCTGGGGACCTGGCAGCACATCGTCTTCGTGGACTTCGACGTCCGGCCGCGCCATCGCGAGCTGGTCGTGCAATGCATGGGGGAATGAGGGATACCATGGATCTGCCCAACTACACCTGCCGACGCACGCATGATCCTATCGTAATCGACGGTCGTCTGGATGAGCCGGCCTGGGCGACGGCAGAGGTCGCCCCTCTGGTGCGCAACTTGGACGGCGGGCCGGCCCAATTCGGCACGGAGGCCCGACTTCTGTGGGATGATGAGCACCTGTACGTGGCATTCGTGTGTGAGGACCCGGATATCTGGGGGACGATGCTGGAACGGGATAGCCCTCTATGGGAGGAGGAGGTCGTTGAGGTCTTCCTGGATGCCAATCACAACGGCCGCCTCTACTTCGAGTTCGAGGTCAGCCCGCGCAACATCCAACTCGATCTCATGGTGGTCAAGCGCCCGGGCGAGCCGCCCCAGACCTTCTTCGAGTGGGACTGCCAGGGATGGGAAACGGCCGTGCAGATAGACGGCACCCTGAATGACCGGTCGGGCCGGGACCGGGGATGGACGGTGGAGATGGCCATCCCGCTGGCCGAGATCTACACGGCGCCGCACCCCCCGCAGCCGGGCGACGTCTGGCGCCTGGGGCTGTATCGCATCGAGCGGCCGCAGAACACGGCGCCCCATCTCTATGCGTGGTCCCCCACCCGGGCGGCCACATATCACATCCCCGAGCGCTTCGGGTTCCTGACCTTCACCGCATAGCGCGACGTGTGGCCGCCGCGCCCGAACCCTTATGTCAATACAGGCGGGGCGGGAGGCGTCATCGGCTCCATCGCTCAGGCGTCTCGCATGCCTCAGATGATCCCCACCTCTCGCCCCACCTTCGCAAACGTATCCAGCACCTGATCGAGCTGCTCATCGGTGTGGGTGGCCATGTAGCTGGTGCGCAAAAGCTGCTGCTTGGGCGGGACGGCGGGCGAGATGACGGGGTTGACGAACACGCCCTCCTCGAACAGACGTCGCCACATGTGGAAGGTCAGCATATCGTCGCCGATGATCACCGGGATGATGGGCGTCTCGGTCTGCCCCGTGTTGAACCCCAGGCTGGTCAGGCCCTCCTTCATCCTGCGGGCATTGTGCAACAGCCGCTCGATACGCTCCGGCTCGTTCCGCATCACGTCAAGGGCCGCCAGACAGGCCGCGATGTTCGAGGGTGGCATACTGGCGCTGAAGATCAGGGACCGGGCGTGATGCTTGATGTAGTCGATGATGGGAGCATCACCGGCGATGAAGCCTCCCAGCGAGGCGAAGGATTTTGAGAAGGTGCACATGATGAGGTCCACCTGATCGGTCAGGCCGAAGTGCGCGGCCGTGCCACGGCCGCCGCCCAGCACGCCCACGGAGTGCGCATCGTCCACCATGAGCCGGGCCCCGTACTTCTGGCATAGCGCGACGATCTCCGGGAGCGGCGCGATGTCCCCGCCCATGCTGAACACGCCGTCGACCACCACCAGCTTCCCCGCCTGGTCGGGGACAGACTGAAGCACTCGCTCCAGGTCCGCCATATCGTTGTGACGGTAGCGCTTGATCTCCCCGAAGGAGAGACGGCACCCATCCACGATGCTGGCGTGATCGTCTCGATCCAGGATCACGACGTCATTGCGCCCCACCAGGCAGGAGATCGTGCCCAGGTTGGTCTGGTAGCCCGTGCTGAACACCAGCGCGGCCTCCTTACCCACGAACTCGGCCAGCTCGGCCTCCAGCTGCTCGTGGAGGACCAGGGTTCCGTTCAAAAAGCGGGAGCCGGTACAACTGGTGCCATATCGCCGGACCGCCTCGATGGCCGCCTCTCGGACTTTGGGATGGGTCGTGAGCCCCAGGTAGTTGTTCGAGCCACACATGATCAACTTGTGGCCCTTGTAATTGGCTACCGTGCCTTCCGTCTCATCCAACGGGATGAAATAGGGATAATACCCTTGAGCGATCGCTTCCTGAGCTGCGGTGAACGCGAAGCACTTCTGGAACAGGTCTTTCACCGTCCTCCTCCTCACTCGCTGAAGTGCGGGGGATTCTCGTTAAGAGGGTGTCTGAACATCCACCAACAGCGGAACGCTCGCCTATGGCAGGGACACGGCGGCGCCGTGCTCTTACCAGAGGCTGAGATCCTTCGGCGCCTTTGAGGTCTGACAACGGCCCAGGCAGCATTCCTCAGACACACTCTAAGGCAAGCAAGTCCCCTCTCAGTCGGCCGTCTTCTGCGATGACTACAGGTGCGCACCGTAGAAGGATCAGGCTGTGAACCTGAGATCCAGCCGAAGAGGCGGCTCATAGGGGGCCCCCGGTGCCAGAGAGCCACCTCATTGGCGGATGAGGCTATGTGAGATGACAATGCGCTACAGGAGAGCTGCACCGGTGCAGCGTTGGCTGAAGTATACACTTCGCCGATGGTGGGCGTCAAACGGGACGAATCCAGGGATGCCGGGCGGCTTCGATCAGGGCCAATGTGAGCTCCTTGGGATCGGCCAAAGGGCTTTCGTCCAGCACCGGGCCGACACAGGCGGGGCATCCGGTAGTGCAGCGACACTGGACGACCACATCCCGGCAGCCGCTCAGCAGCTCCGGGGCGATCTCGAACAGGCGTTGCGCCAGGCCGACGCCGGCGGGCACCTTCTCATACAGCGTGACCGTGGGATATCCTGTGTGGGGAGAACGGGCCTCCACGACGACGCCCAGATCACGGGGATCGCACATCAGGTGGATGGAGGCCACGTGCGAGAGGACATGCGCCAGACCGGAGAGCCCCGTACGCGTGCGCACGCCGCGCTCCGCCCGTCGATGGCACGCAGGACAGAGGGTAACCAGGTTCTCCAGGCGATTGGCCCTCTCGTAGGCCTTCGTGATCTCCTCACCACGCCGCTGAGCCTCCAGAAGGAACGCCCTCAGCGGTCGAATATGGTGCACGTCATGCTGCCGGCCGTCCCGCTCCGGAGCACCGCACTGGGCACAGCGAAAGCGGTCTCGCTCCCTCGCCCGGCGTCGTTGCGTCTCCCAGCCCGGGCCGTAATCCAACGCGTCGCCCACCCACTGCCCCGCCTCCCGCAGGGAGTCCAGGGCCTCATCAAGGAAGCACAACCAGAAGGCGGTCGTCTCCAGCTCCTGCTCAGGCAGGGAGATCTCCCCCCAACCGAGGTTCTCATGCGTGTACCGACGCACCTTCCGGTACCCTGTAGCCCGGGCGACGACCGACACCTCGCCATACGCCCGCTGGACGCCCCCCCGCCGATCCTCCGCGCGCACCTCTCGCACCTGGACCGACTCCGTCACGCTGGCCCGGGTATAATAATCCACCTCCGCCTCTCGCACCCATGCCCGTCCCCCCTCCCAATCCAGCTCCTCGACCAGGTAGCTCTGCCCCTCATGCAGGTACACGGCTCCCTCGTGGAGCAACATGGGAACGCTGAAACGATCCATCTCCCCGATGGACTGGGGCGGCTCGCCATCCCGCCGGGCCAGGATGACGAAGCGATCCGGCGACGCCGTGCGCAACGAGACGAACTCGGCAGGATAGGCCTGGCTGATCCAGTGCCACGACTCCGGGCCCGGATAGAGGTCCCCCTCCTCGGCCAGGTATTCCAGAATAGGGGTCACGTCCTCGATGTCGCCGAACGGCTCACCCCGTCGGAAGGGCAGCTCAAAGGCCGCGCAGCGGATATGATTGGTGAGGATGATCAGGTTGTCCGGGTTGATCAACGCCTGTTCCGGGTCCCGCTCGAACAGGAACTCCGGGTGAGCGGCGATGTACTGATCCAGCACGCCCCCTCCGGCGACCAGGATAGCAAGGGAGAGGTCCCCCTGGCGACCGGCGCGGCCGGCCTGCTGCCAGGTCGAGGCGATGGTGCCCGGATAGCCGGTGAGCACCGCCGCGCCGAGGTGACCGATGTCGATCCCCAGCTCCAGAGCGTTGGTGGCCACCACGGCCCGCACCACCCCCTCTCGGAGCTCGCGCTCGATCTCACGCCGCTGCGAGGGGAGGTACCCGCCCCGATAGCCGCGCACCGCCTGAGGGCGCAGGCCCTGACGGCCAGCCGCGTCACGCAGATATGTCAACAGGACCTCCGTGGTCAGCCGCGCCCGGGCGAAGACGATGACCTGGACCTCGTGCTCCAGCAGGCGGCCGGCGATGCGCTGGGCCTCTAGCACCGGACTACGCCGTATGCCCAGCTCGGCGTTCACGAGGGGCGGGTTGTAGAGGATGAAGTGCTTCTCGCCGGAGGGCGATCCGTCCCGATCGATCAGGGCAACGGGGGCGCCGATCAAACGGGAGGCCAGCTCCGCGGGGTTGGCGATGGTGGCGGAGGCACAGATGAACTGGGGATCGCTGCCGTAGAAACGACAGATGCGTCGCAGACGGCGGAGCACGTTCGCCATATGGGAGCCGAACACGCCACGATACGTGTGCAACTCGTCGAGGATCACGTAGCGCAGCCGGGCGAAGAAGCGGTCCCAGCGGGTATGATAGGGCAGGATGCCCACATGAAGCATGTCCGGATTGCTCAACACCAGTCGGGCTGTGCGCCGTATGGGGGCACGCCCGGCGCGCGGGGTATCCCCATCGTACGTGTTGGCCCAGTCCGGAGGCAACCCCAACTCCTCCAGGAAGGCCGTCAGCTCGGCCAGCTGGTCGTGAGCCAGCGCTTTGGTCGGGAACAGGTAAAGGGCACACGACTCGGGGTCCTGAAGCAGACGAGAGAGGACGGGGAGATTGTAGCAGAGGGTCTTGCCCGATGCCGTGGGGGTGACGATCACTACATGTTGCCCCCGCTCCACGGCTGAAAACGCCGCTGCCTGGTGAACGTAGAGCCGATCAATGCCCCGAGCCTCCAGGGCCGCTCGCAATCGGCGATCCAGGGAGGCCGGGAGGGGGACGTAAACGCCCG carries:
- a CDS encoding cob(I)yrinic acid a,c-diamide adenosyltransferase, giving the protein MGTRKLYTRAGDEGYTSVLGRERVPKYDLRPTAYGTVDETTSLLGLAKTAARSSRTVEILQQVQRDLYALMADLATLPDASPRPPWLKPERVEWLEDQTDALGREVEIPLAFILPGDSHCGALLDVARAVARRAERHVAQLYHQDGLRNSDPLRYLNRLSSLLFVLARFEDRAAGVEEFTRADLE
- a CDS encoding NAD-dependent epimerase/dehydratase family protein, with the protein product MTTLVTGATGFIGRHLTRALCRLGEPVRILARRTSDLRPLADLPVEVIYGDLTDPAAVEEAVRGVRRVFNCAGTASDWGPWEAFQAANITGVDYLLRAARRESHLERFVHISTTDVYGYPNRRHVTEDAPWVDRRMYYNSSKIAGERLAWRAYHEHGVPLTVIRPASVYGPEDPHYVSEILALLQSGSMVLIDEGKPIAGLAYVENVVDLLLLAAERPAAVGQAFNASDGTEITWRDFTDRLATIAGTPTARWSLPHDVAYALGWALEHLWRWLRLSSRPLLTRQAVENIGTHQDFSIAKARRMLGYTPRVGFDEGMERVAQWLHDVGALGSSQQRRPLQRYR
- a CDS encoding YjbQ family protein, with the translated sequence MYYPIYYLRQITEEIMVVTQYIALDTRGHGEVIDVTERVSQAVAESGITNGLVTVFSPSATSGLTTLEYEPGCVADLQALFERIAPESIDYRHNLRWGDGNGHAHIRAALLKASFTVPIVNGRLTLGTWQHIVFVDFDVRPRHRELVVQCMGE
- a CDS encoding aminotransferase class I/II-fold pyridoxal phosphate-dependent enzyme, coding for MCGSNNYLGLTTHPKVREAAIEAVRRYGTSCTGSRFLNGTLVLHEQLEAELAEFVGKEAALVFSTGYQTNLGTISCLVGRNDVVILDRDDHASIVDGCRLSFGEIKRYRHNDMADLERVLQSVPDQAGKLVVVDGVFSMGGDIAPLPEIVALCQKYGARLMVDDAHSVGVLGGGRGTAAHFGLTDQVDLIMCTFSKSFASLGGFIAGDAPIIDYIKHHARSLIFSASMPPSNIAACLAALDVMRNEPERIERLLHNARRMKEGLTSLGFNTGQTETPIIPVIIGDDMLTFHMWRRLFEEGVFVNPVISPAVPPKQQLLRTSYMATHTDEQLDQVLDTFAKVGREVGII
- a CDS encoding DEAD/DEAH box helicase; translation: MSISQAVEALRLDPRFMRHVVAWRRLPRRPGVYVPLPASLDRRLRAALEARGIDRLYVHQAAAFSAVERGQHVVIVTPTASGKTLCYNLPVLSRLLQDPESCALYLFPTKALAHDQLAELTAFLEELGLPPDWANTYDGDTPRAGRAPIRRTARLVLSNPDMLHVGILPYHTRWDRFFARLRYVILDELHTYRGVFGSHMANVLRRLRRICRFYGSDPQFICASATIANPAELASRLIGAPVALIDRDGSPSGEKHFILYNPPLVNAELGIRRSPVLEAQRIAGRLLEHEVQVIVFARARLTTEVLLTYLRDAAGRQGLRPQAVRGYRGGYLPSQRREIERELREGVVRAVVATNALELGIDIGHLGAAVLTGYPGTIASTWQQAGRAGRQGDLSLAILVAGGGVLDQYIAAHPEFLFERDPEQALINPDNLIILTNHIRCAAFELPFRRGEPFGDIEDVTPILEYLAEEGDLYPGPESWHWISQAYPAEFVSLRTASPDRFVILARRDGEPPQSIGEMDRFSVPMLLHEGAVYLHEGQSYLVEELDWEGGRAWVREAEVDYYTRASVTESVQVREVRAEDRRGGVQRAYGEVSVVARATGYRKVRRYTHENLGWGEISLPEQELETTAFWLCFLDEALDSLREAGQWVGDALDYGPGWETQRRRARERDRFRCAQCGAPERDGRQHDVHHIRPLRAFLLEAQRRGEEITKAYERANRLENLVTLCPACHRRAERGVRTRTGLSGLAHVLSHVASIHLMCDPRDLGVVVEARSPHTGYPTVTLYEKVPAGVGLAQRLFEIAPELLSGCRDVVVQCRCTTGCPACVGPVLDESPLADPKELTLALIEAARHPWIRPV